One genomic window of Melitaea cinxia chromosome 10, ilMelCinx1.1, whole genome shotgun sequence includes the following:
- the LOC123657191 gene encoding uncharacterized protein LOC123657191: MSHAEAHENTRRVSNNRVRSFRSVAARAMPLCDKWVALKTVEFLFCVSCLVAKRVSTDDEARLALLLQKLSREWSLLTSVTWDSVGGAFADATYGGYVIITFALILGRVFQEIPRGRRILEGFFLGIGLLFFLILGGLELASLDSVPRNLVVNASVLGSLSLATAILFLIDLMGPRVYTATRTSQTDPFSSPKSEKKVSIISAQPMTNGHVANGKQNGSVAAERPKDLDLSKAKEKDQKTDVTILDTMDGGDTKLSDLPIEKDLERSKFGSLRSNVEAGTYVRLSDPLSVPDQLHYERELAQFNEKYLRDYLDNVAGRLPVKEDYLPEPQTPAFAKVRAGRARAADHSPRNKSPSRARTVPAPTIQQLEDYLRSSGRSRRSDTPVVFPMEPIEERDREGDAGGTPTDPGYVQYAARRWPDDSRRVRTPRHSPTQ, encoded by the exons ATGTCACACGCAGAAGCGCATGAAAATACGAGGCGAGTGTCAAACAACCGTGTGCGCTCGTTTCGTTCGGTCGCAGCTCGCGCCATGCCGCTGTGCGACAAGTGGGTCGCGCTCAAGACAGTCGAGTTC TTGTTCTGTGTGTCATGCCTGGTCGCGAAGCGAGTCTCTACTGACGACGAGGCTCGTCTGGCGCTGTTGCTGCAGAAATTGTCGAGGGAGTGGTCGCTGCTCACATCTGTTACCTGGGATTCCGTTGGCGGAGCCTTTGCTGATGCTACATATGGAG GCTACGTAATAATAACCTTCGCACTGATATTGGGGCGCGTTTTTCAAGAAATACCACGAGGACGGCGCATTTTGGAAGGCTTCTTCCTCGGAATTGGATTGCTTTTCTTCTTAATTTTGG GTGGTCTAGAGTTAGCGTCACTAGACTCAGTACCAAGAAATTTAGTAGTAAATGCGTCCGTACTCGGGTCGCTGTCACTTGCGAccgctattttatttttgatagatCTCATGGGCCCCAGAGTGTACACGGCCACGCGAACCTCACAGACGGACCCCTTTTCCTCGCCAAAATCCGAGAAGAAGGTTTCGATAATCTCGGCACAGCCGATGACCAACGGTCACGTAGCCAACGGAAAGCAAAACGGATCCGTCGCGGCCGAGAGACCGAAAGACTTAGATCTCAGTAAAGCTAAAGAAAAGGATCAGAAAACAGACGTGACGATACTCGACACGATGGACGGTGGGGACACGAAATTAAGCGATCTGCCGATAGAAAAAGATCTCGAGAGATCGAAGTTTGGGTCTCTTCGCAGCAACGTGGAAGCGGGAACCTACGTTCGGCTCTCGGACCCGCTGTCCGTGCCGGACCAGCTGCACTACGAGCGGGAACTGGCCCAGTTCAACGAAAAGTACCTGAGGGACTACCTCGACAACGTCGCGGGGCGCTTGCCCGTCAAGGAGGACTACTTGCCGGAGCCGCAGACGCCGGCGTTCGCCAAGGTGAGGGCGGGCCGCGCGCGGGCCGCGGACCACTCGCCCCGGAACAAGTCCCCGAGCCGCGCGCGCACCGTGCCGGCGCCCACCATCCAGCAGCTGGAGGACTACCTGCGCAGCTCGGGCCGCTCGCGCCGCTCCGACACGCCCGTCGTGTTCCCCATGGAGCCCATCGAGGAGCGCGACCGCGAGGGCGACGCCGGGGGCACGCCCACCGACCCCGGCTACGTGCAGTACGCGGCGCGCCGCTGGCCCGACGACTCCCGCCGCGTGCGGACGCCGCGCCACAGCCCCACGCAGTGA